The genomic window GATCACGAACTCGAGGACGCGGGTGGTCTCGCTCTCCAGCTGCTCGGGCGTGACGAAGAGATGCGAGTCGTCCTGGGTGAACCCGCGCACACGGGTGAGACCGTGCAGCGCCCCCGACAGCTCGTTGCGGTACACGGTGCCGTTCTCTGCGAGCCGCATCGGCAGATCGCGGTAGCTGCGGGCCCGCTCCTTATAGATCAGGATGTGCATCGGGCAGTTCATCGGCTTCAGGTAGTAGTCCTGGCCGTGCTTGGTGATCTCGCCGTGCTCGTCGCGCTCCTCGTCCATCACGATGGGCGGGAACATCCCCTCCTTGTACGTGACGAGGTGGTTCGAGGTGAGGAACAGGTCCTCTTTGGAGATGTGCGGCGTGTACACGTAGGTGTAGCCGCCGGCGATGTGACGCCGACGCGCGTGCTGCTCCATCTCGCCGCGCACGACGCCGCCGCGGGGATGCCACACCGACAGGCCCGAGCCGATCTCATCGGGGAACGAGAACAGGTCGAGATCCTTGCCGAGCTTGCGGTGATCCCGCTTCGCGGCCTCTTCGAGACGCGTCTGGTACGCGCGCAGCTCGTCCTTCGAGGGCCAGGCGGTCCCGTAGATGCGCTGCAGCTGCGGGTTCTTCTCGCTGCCGCGCCAGTACGCTCCGGCGATGCGCTGCAGTGCCCAGCCGTTGCCGATCATGCGGGTGTTCGGCAGGTGCGGGCCGCGGCAGAGGTCCTTCCAGACCGTCTGACCGTCGCGGTCGACGTTGTCGTAGATCGTCAGCTCGCCGGCGCCGACCTCGACAGAGGCGCCCTCGGTCTTCTCGGCCCCGCCGCCCTTGAGACCGATGAGCTCGAGCTTGAACGGCTCGGAGGCCAGTTCCGCGCGCGCCTCTTCATCGGTGACCACTCGGCGGACGAAGCGCTGGCCCTCGCGGACGATGCGCTGCATCTCCTTGTCGATGGCCTTCACATCCTCCGGAGTGAACGGATGCTCCACGCCGAAGTCGTAGTAGAAGCCGTCGGTGATCGGCGGGCCGATGCCGAGGTTCGCCTGCGGGTTGATGCGCTGCACCGCCTGAGCGAGCACGTGCGCGGCGGAATGGCGAAGGATGGCGAGACCGTCGGGGCTGTCGATGGCGACCGGCTCGACGGCATCCGTGTCGGTCACCACCGTCGCGAGGTCTTTCAATTCGCCGTTCACACGCAGCGCGACCACGGAGCGGTCGGGGAACAGGGCGAAGCCGTCGGTCGGAAGGGACACAGCGTCAGTCACGGAAACTCTCCTGGGAATGGCTCGGATCAAGGCTACTCAGCTTCGGACGCACGACGCGCCCCGCCCGCTCAGGCGCCGAGCGTTCGCGTGTCGGTCTTCACTGCCGCTGTCGCGGTCGACCAGACGAGTTCCACCCCTCGAGTGTACCCAGTGGGCGGTCGCCGCCCGATGTCGCCGGACGCGAGGGAATCGGCGTGGTCTTCGACCGCGCCTGCGGCTCCGACTTACCCTGAGCGGGTGCGGCGACACTCTCTCGATTCCACGGCGATCGCGTCGGCCGGCTACGACGCCGCGACAGCGGTGCTTCAGCTCGAGTTCACCTCGGGCGAGGTCTATCGCTACTTCGCGGTGCCGCCGTCGGTACATCGCGCCCTGCGTGCCGCCGAGAGCGCCGGCAACTTCTTCCGTGAGCGGATCCGCGACGTATACCCCTCTGAGCACGTGCGCTGACGCAATGAAAAACCCCCGGGGGAACCGGGGGTTTCAGGTGGTGCGCGATACTGGGATCGAACCAGTGACCTCTTCCGTGTCAGGGAAGCGCGCTACCGCTGCGCCAATCGCGCCTAAAAAGGCTCTTCAGTTGTCGGCGAGGTGGCGACGGGATTCGAACCCGTGTAAACGGCTTTGCAGGCCGGTGCCTAGCCGCTCGGCCACGCCACCGCGTGTGGTTTGACCCCACGTGCCGTGATCCCTGGAGGAGATCCCTGCACTCGAGCGGATGACGAGACTCGAACTCGCGACCCCAACCTTGGCAAGGTTGTGCGCTACCAACTGCGCTACATCCGCATTTCGTTCCCGGGTTGTTCACCCGGGCACTTGAAAGACTCTAACCGATCCTGGCCGTCCTGCAAAACCAGACGCACCCCGCGCGTGTCATCTGGGAGTGGTCTGAAGGGGGGTTCGGCATCCGGTAAGATCGGTAGTCGTCCCCCTCGGGGAACGGGCGATTGGCGCAGTTGGTAGCGCGCTTCCTTCACACGGAAGAGGTCATCAGTTCGAGTCTGGTATCGCCCACCATCACGGCCCGGTCAACCACATTGACCGGGCCGTTTTTCATGCCGTCAGCCGCCGGCGCTCCAGCCGTACCGGCGGTGCAGGGCGTCGGCGACGCGCACGAAACGGTCCAGGTCGAGAGCGGATGCCTCCCGGCGCATGCCGTCGCGATGCACGCTGTAGAGCTGGTCGATGTCGACCCACGACGGGCGGCCCTGCGCGTCCCACTCCCCCGTGCCGATCGCCAGGAAGTCCCGGTCGCCGTCGTGCGCCCTGCTCGTCAGCCGAACGGCGTATACCCGCTCTTCGCTCTGCCGCGCGATCACCAGCACCGGACGGTCCTTGCCGCGGCCGTCGTTCTCGGTGTACGGCACCCAGGTCCAGACGATCTCACCGGCGTCGGGGTCGCCGTCCCGGTGGGGCGCGTAGGTGATCCGCAGCGCCCCCGCTGCGGGCGGCGGCACCTCGACGGTCGCAGCGGGACCGCCCCGACTCTCGACCGGCGCTGAAGGCGTTGGCGGCGTGGGTGGAGCCGGCCGCCGGCGGGGCCTCAGGATGCTGGTCAGGATGCCGAACAGCCCGTTTCGCTGTGTCACAGTCGCCATCCTAGGAGCGCGGTGTGCCCGCTCCGCGGTGCTCCGAAGGATGCCGGGGCACGGCGAAGGGGCGCCGCGGTGGGGGGAACCGCGACGCCCCTTCGGGCAGTGCCGTGCGTGTCAGACGCGTGCGCCTTCGAGCACGTAGCCCTCCTCGCCGTGGACGACGGTGTCGATACCGGCGACCTCGTCCTCGTTCTTGACGCGGAAGCCGACCGTCTTCTCGATCACGAAGCCGATGGCGTAGGCCAGCACGAACGAGTAGACCAGCACCGACACGGCGGCGATCGCCTGGACCAGCAGCTGCGTGAACTGACCGCTGTAGATCAGGCCGGTGTTGTTCGCGAAGAAGCCGAGGTACAGCGTGCCGATCAGGCCGCCGACGAGGTGGATGCCCACCACGTCGAGCGAGTCGTCGAAGCCCCACTTGTACTTGAGCTCGATCGCCAGCGCGCAGAGGGCACCCGCGACGAGGCCGAGCACGATGGCCCAGATCGGGGTCAGCGCGGCACACGCCGGGGTGATCGCGACGAGACCCGCGACCGCACCCGAGGCGGCGCCCACCGACGTGGGCTTGCCGTCCTTGATCTTCTCCACCACGAGCCAGGCGAGCAGCGCGGCGGCCGGAGCGGCGATCGTGTTGACGAACGCGAGCGCGGCGGTGCCGTCGGCTGCGAGCTCCGAACCGGCGTTGAAGCCGAACCAGCCGAACCACAGCAGGCCGGCGCCGAGGAGCACGAACGGCGGGTTGTGGGGGACGTGCACGCCCTTCTGGAAGCCGAGGCGCTTGCCGAGCACCAGCGCGAGCGCGAGGGCGGCCGCACCGGCGTTGATGTGGACGGCGGTGCCACCGGCGAAGTCGATCGCGCCGACGCCGAACCACTCCTGCATGCCGTACGTGATCCAGCCGCCGTAGGCGAAGCTGCCGTCCTCGGCGAGGCCGAAGTTGAACACCCAGCTGGCGACCGGGAAGTAGACGATCGTCGCCCAGATGGCGGCGAAGATCATCCACGAGCCGAACTTGGCGCGGTCGGCGATCGCGCCCGACACGAGGGCGACCGTCAGGATGGCGAACGTGGCCTGGAAGGCGACGAAGGCCAGCGGCGGGTAGGAGGCGCCCTCAGGAACCTCGAGCAGGCTCGTCAGGCCGATCGCCGACCAGTCGATCGCCCAGGGTGCGACCAGCCCCTCGGCGCTCGGGAAGGCGATGGCGTAGCCGTAGACGACCCAGAGCACGCCGATGAGCCCCAGTGCGCCGAAGCTCAGCATCATCATGCTGATGACGCTCTTGGCCTTGACCAGGCCGCCGTAGAAGAATGCGAGACCGGGCGTCATCAACAAGACGAGCGCGGCCGCGATGAGCATGAATGCGGTGTTGCCTTGATCCATCTCGGTGGAGAACCTCTCTGCGTGTGACGCAGGTGTAGCGTCGGGTTCCCTCAGTGTGACGACGGTCCGTTACCGGAGCCGGTCGACCCGTGTTTCTCCCGCGTTACACGATGGGCGCGCAGGTAAACATCGTGTTTCGCTCAGCCGGATGCCGGCCGCGAATCAGGCCCAGGCATCCTGTTCACGCGAGTGTCGACGCGACGAGCCGTGAGATGGCGCGCAGGTATTTCTTGCGGTAGCCCCCGGCGAGCATCTCCTCAGGGAAGACCAGATCGAGCGACGTGCCCGTCGCCCGGATCGGCAGCTCCGCGTCGTACACGCGATCGATGAAGGCCACGAAGCGCAGGGCGGCGGACTGGTCGGTGAAGGGGGTCACGTCGCGCAGGCCCACGAGCGAGAGACCCTCGATGAGGCGGATGTACCGCGACGGGTGCACGCGCGCGAGATGCGCGACGAGCCCGTCGAAGTCGTCGTCCGAGGCGAGGCCCGCGGCGGCGGCATCCGCGATCGCCGCCTCGTACTGCGGCGGATCGAGCACGGCCGCGTGGCCGTCCACCGCACGGTGACGGTAGTCGGTGCCGTCGATGCGGATGGTCTCGAAGCTCGCGGCCATCGCGTGGATCTCGCGGAGGAAGTCCTGTGCGGCGAACCGCCCCTCGCCGAGGGCGTTCGGGGGCGTGTTGGATGTCGCGGCCAGGCGCGTGCCCGACGACACCAGCTCGGCCAGCAGCCGCGTCATCACCATCGTGTCGCCGGGATCGTCGAGTTCGAACTCGTCGATGCACAGCAGGTCGGATCCGCGAAACAGCTCGACCGTGTTCTGGTAGCCGAGGGCGCCCACCAGCGCCGTGTACTCGATGAACGATCCGAAGTATTTCCGGCGGGCGGGCATCGCGTGGTAGACGGCGGCGAGCAGATGCGTCTTGCCGACGCCGAAACCGCCGTCGAGATAGATGCCCGGCTTGAGCTCGGGTCGCTTGGCGCGGCGGAACAGCCCGCCCTTGACCGGGGCGGAGGCACCCGAGAACGCCTGCAGCAGATCCTTCGCCTGCTGCTGCGACGGGTAAGAGGGGTCGGCCCGATAGGTGTCGAAGGTCGCGTCGGCGAACTGCGGGGGCGGGACCAGCGCGGCGACCATCTCTGCGCCGGCGAGCTGCGGGGCGCGCTCCGCGAGATGGACGACGCCGGTGCGTGTGACGGAGGCGGTCATGCGGATCCTGTGTCGGAGTCTTACAGAGGGGCTGTGCACGCCCGTCCGGGAATCTATGGTCGGAGGCGACGGTTCAACCCTAACCGTCGCCCGCGTGCGCCCGCCTCGCTCGACGCCGGATGACAGCCGCCCGACCGAACCGCACCCGAATCCAGGAGATGCCATGCCCGTCGAGACCGACACGTCGTCCGAGAAGTTCGCCGAGTACGCCCATCCGGACAGGCTCGTGACCGGCGAGTGGCTGCAGGCGCACCTGGGAGAGCCGGGCCTTGCGGTGGTCGAATCCGACGAGGACGTGCTGCTCTACGAGACCGGCCACATCCCGGGCGCGGTCAAGATCGACTGGCACACCGAGCTCAACGATCCCGTGGTGCGCGACTACGTCGACGGCAAGGGCTTCGCGGCCCTGCTCAGCCGCAAGGGCATCTCGCGCGACGACACCGTCGTGATCTACGGCGACAAGAACAACTGGTGGGCGGCCTACGCATTGTGGGTGTTCTCGCTCTTCGGCCACGAGGACGTCCGCCTCCTCGACGGCGGCCGCGACAAGTGGATCGCCGAGGGCCGGCCGGTGACGACCGACCGGTCGACGCCCGAGCCGACCGACTACCCGGTCGTGGAGCGGGACGACACCGCCCT from Microbacterium sp. ProA8 includes these protein-coding regions:
- a CDS encoding KTSC domain-containing protein, yielding MRRHSLDSTAIASAGYDAATAVLQLEFTSGEVYRYFAVPPSVHRALRAAESAGNFFRERIRDVYPSEHVR
- the thrS gene encoding threonine--tRNA ligase, with the translated sequence MTDAVSLPTDGFALFPDRSVVALRVNGELKDLATVVTDTDAVEPVAIDSPDGLAILRHSAAHVLAQAVQRINPQANLGIGPPITDGFYYDFGVEHPFTPEDVKAIDKEMQRIVREGQRFVRRVVTDEEARAELASEPFKLELIGLKGGGAEKTEGASVEVGAGELTIYDNVDRDGQTVWKDLCRGPHLPNTRMIGNGWALQRIAGAYWRGSEKNPQLQRIYGTAWPSKDELRAYQTRLEEAAKRDHRKLGKDLDLFSFPDEIGSGLSVWHPRGGVVRGEMEQHARRRHIAGGYTYVYTPHISKEDLFLTSNHLVTYKEGMFPPIVMDEERDEHGEITKHGQDYYLKPMNCPMHILIYKERARSYRDLPMRLAENGTVYRNELSGALHGLTRVRGFTQDDSHLFVTPEQLESETTRVLEFVISMLRDFGLDDFELELSMRDDEKDKWIGSDEFWDYSTNALRNVAMASGLKLTEVPGEAAFYGPKIDLKTRDAIGRVWQLSTVQVDPNLPERFELEYTDRDGQKKRPIMIHRALFGSIERFFAILLEHYAGAFPVWLSPVQVVGIPVAEDFADYLGDVIDQLKAEGVRAELDHSDDRMQKKIRTHTTQKVPLQLIAGAQDQSAGTVSFRFRDGTQENGVPIADAVRRVHEAIAAHTLVNTAEDFA
- the zapE gene encoding cell division protein ZapE; translated protein: MTASVTRTGVVHLAERAPQLAGAEMVAALVPPPQFADATFDTYRADPSYPSQQQAKDLLQAFSGASAPVKGGLFRRAKRPELKPGIYLDGGFGVGKTHLLAAVYHAMPARRKYFGSFIEYTALVGALGYQNTVELFRGSDLLCIDEFELDDPGDTMVMTRLLAELVSSGTRLAATSNTPPNALGEGRFAAQDFLREIHAMAASFETIRIDGTDYRHRAVDGHAAVLDPPQYEAAIADAAAAGLASDDDFDGLVAHLARVHPSRYIRLIEGLSLVGLRDVTPFTDQSAALRFVAFIDRVYDAELPIRATGTSLDLVFPEEMLAGGYRKKYLRAISRLVASTLA
- a CDS encoding ammonium transporter; the protein is MDQGNTAFMLIAAALVLLMTPGLAFFYGGLVKAKSVISMMMLSFGALGLIGVLWVVYGYAIAFPSAEGLVAPWAIDWSAIGLTSLLEVPEGASYPPLAFVAFQATFAILTVALVSGAIADRAKFGSWMIFAAIWATIVYFPVASWVFNFGLAEDGSFAYGGWITYGMQEWFGVGAIDFAGGTAVHINAGAAALALALVLGKRLGFQKGVHVPHNPPFVLLGAGLLWFGWFGFNAGSELAADGTAALAFVNTIAAPAAALLAWLVVEKIKDGKPTSVGAASGAVAGLVAITPACAALTPIWAIVLGLVAGALCALAIELKYKWGFDDSLDVVGIHLVGGLIGTLYLGFFANNTGLIYSGQFTQLLVQAIAAVSVLVYSFVLAYAIGFVIEKTVGFRVKNEDEVAGIDTVVHGEEGYVLEGARV
- a CDS encoding sulfurtransferase gives rise to the protein MPVETDTSSEKFAEYAHPDRLVTGEWLQAHLGEPGLAVVESDEDVLLYETGHIPGAVKIDWHTELNDPVVRDYVDGKGFAALLSRKGISRDDTVVIYGDKNNWWAAYALWVFSLFGHEDVRLLDGGRDKWIAEGRPVTTDRSTPEPTDYPVVERDDTALRAYKDDVLAHLGSGPLIDVRSPEEYDGSRTTAPAYPEEGALRGGHIPSAQSVPWARAVAADGGFKSRAELDAIYRDEAGLQDGDAIVAYCRIGERSSHTWFVLRHLLGFDDVRNYDGSWTEWGSAVRVPIVTGAEPGAAPAR
- a CDS encoding type II toxin-antitoxin system PemK/MazF family toxin, giving the protein MTQRNGLFGILTSILRPRRRPAPPTPPTPSAPVESRGGPAATVEVPPPAAGALRITYAPHRDGDPDAGEIVWTWVPYTENDGRGKDRPVLVIARQSEERVYAVRLTSRAHDGDRDFLAIGTGEWDAQGRPSWVDIDQLYSVHRDGMRREASALDLDRFVRVADALHRRYGWSAGG